The Neospora caninum Liverpool complete genome, chromosome X genome includes a region encoding these proteins:
- a CDS encoding Nifu-pending protein, related translates to MRCASLSASVLTPGRGAGVAASTDTLQLQNSQHDVQQIRWYSKKVHEHFFNPRNAGAFDLSDPETRSKVGTAVVGKAACGDVIKLQVLVEDGKIRDARFKTFGCGSAIASSSYATELIKGKTCDDALKLKNTDIAEYLNLPPVKVHCSLLAEDAVRHAILDYQKKQKEAQVSGASTSVDRTGASGQKQAVSAGTPP, encoded by the exons ATGCGATGCGCTTCTTTAAGCGCCTCCGTACTTACGCCCGGCCGCGGTGCAGGTGTGGCCGCGTCCACGGACACCTTGCAACTCCAGAATTCGCAACACGATGTCCAACAAATTCGGTGGTACAGCAAAAAAGTCCACGAGCACTTCTTCAACCCGAGAAACGCCG GCGCGTTTGACCTGTCTGACCCCGAGACAAGGTCGAAGGTTGGAACGGCGGTTGTCGGCAAGGCTGCTTGCGGCGACGTCATCAAGCTTCAG GTGCTAGTTGAAGATGGGAAAATCAGAGATGCACGCTTCAAGACGTTCGGGTGCGGGAGCGCGatcgcctcttcgtcgtaCGCCACGGAGCTCATCAAGGGCAAGACATGCGATGACGCGCTGAAGCTGAAAAACACGGATATCGCGG AGTATCTCAACTTGCCTCCTGTTAAGGTCCACTGCAGTCTGTtggcggaagacgcagtcCGGCACGCGATTTTGGACTAccaaaagaaacagaaagaagcgcaGGTTTCTGGCGCCTCCACTTCGGTGGACAGAACCGGGGCAAGCGGGCAGAAGCAGGCTGTGTCTGCTGGGACTCCCCCGTAG